GGTGCAGCTGGCGGCGCGGGAGCTGGAGCTGGTGCCGGTATCGGCCTTGGTGTCGCTGTAGCGGTCGGCCTGGCGGTAGCTATCGCAATTGCTGTTGTTAGCTCCAGCGATTCGACCGTCGTTGCGGCGGGGACTGCTGATGATGAGGACGCGGCGACGACGGAGGCGGCGGCCTCTTCGACTGATTCCTCGACAACGACTTCGACTTCGACTGCGACCGCGACGAACACCCTGGCCAGTTTTGGCAACACCGGGATATTCTGCTGCAAATTTGGATTGGGGGTCCCAGGGGATTGACAACTCCCGGAGTTGCGGTCACGGGAGTTGTCGGCGCATGGATTTAACCCGAGCGGAGGATTCCGGGGCAAGTTGGCAGGCGACTAGGCGGCCGGCTTGAGGATTTCAAAAACGAGCGGCGGGAAGTTCCGCGCGATGTGCTGGCGGCTTTTCCAGACGAAGCCGTCTTTGATGTCGACCCAATAGTAGTTATAGAAGCGCCAGTTCAAGGTTTGGGCGTCGTTCCGTTCCCGCACCAACAAGGTTTTGAAATCCAGTCCCACGATCGAGATCTGTTTCGGCCCGAGGGGTTCGAAAAGCGAATCGATCCGCAACCCGTAACTCTGGTTCAGGTCGATGTCGACGCTGCGGGAAAACGACACCGGCCCATCCAGCCTGTGCAATCCGTCGGCCACGGGGTCCTGCTCCTGGGCTGTGGTGGCGCGAAGGTTCTCTGGAAAACCCGCGGTCTCTACGATGCGCCCG
The Alphaproteobacteria bacterium genome window above contains:
- a CDS encoding YjbF family lipoprotein yields the protein MILGASFLLSSCGFTPVSSAVFRTLKIAAAGLPDVPLTREQITKIPYATLSAKIGKGPTALLVLARKDADYLYWVSADRATLVTKHGRIVETAGFPENLRATTAQEQDPVADGLHRLDGPVSFSRSVDIDLNQSYGLRIDSLFEPLGPKQISIVGLDFKTLLVRERNDAQTLNWRFYNYYWVDIKDGFVWKSRQHIARNFPPLVFEILKPAA